In Panacibacter microcysteis, the genomic stretch TGTATCAAAAGCGTACACCACTATTCTGTAAATACTCAGTAAATCATTGAAAACCATATGGTTATTTGTTGGCACAATTGTTTTTACAAGGTAAAACGAATATTTTCGTTTTGATCGTTTTTCATACCGGAAACTTTACACTTATGTTTCGCACTTATTTAAAAACAGCCTGGAGAACACTAATAAGAAATAAAGCTTACAGCGCTATCAACATCAGTGGTCTCGCCATAGGAATAGCAGCCTGCCTGCTGATTTTTGTAGTAGTACAGTTTGAATTAAGTTATGACGCCTTTCAGCCAAACATCGATCGTATTTACCGCGTGGTAACTACAGAAAAGCATGGTGACGGAAGTATGGGGCGAAATCCTGGTATTCCATGCCCGGCCTATGAGGCTTTAAAAGCTGATTTTCCGCAGCTTGAAAAAATTGTACCGATGAATGTTTCATCGGGCAACCAGGTAACCGTATTGGGCAGCGACCCAAATACAGATGCTGCCTCCAGTAAGAAATTTATTGAAGATGAAAATATAGCTTTTACCACACCTGATTACTTTGACATGTTCAGCGTTAAATGGCTGAGCGGCACTGCATCATCGCTTAAAGAGCCGGGCAATGTGGTACTCACCAAAGCGCAGGCAGAAAAATATTTTACAGATTATAAAAATGCCACCGGGAGATTTTTAAAAATAGACAATGCCTTATTGCTGAAAGTTAGTGGTGTGGTAACCGATGCACCGCTCAACAGCGATATGATCATGGGTATGTTTATATCTTATGAATCTTTTAAAAACAAACCTGACATATTTGGCTACAGCACCGACTGGGGTAACCTCAGCAGTAACCACCAGGTATTTGTGCTGCTTCCCAAAAATGCAACTGCCGCTGCAATACAGGCAAAGCTGCCGGATTTTGTAAAGAAGCATTACAACGAAACGAATGGTAAGAAAGAGCAGTTGTTACAGCCCTTTCGCGACATACATTTTGATGGTAACTATGGTAGTCTCGGCAATCACAGTACCGATAAGAATATTTTATGGACGCTGGCATTTATTGGTGTTCTCGTCATCATTATGGCGTCTATCAACTTCGTTAACTTATCTACCGCGCAGGCCGTTGGCAGAAGTAAAGAAGTAGGCATAAGGAAAGTATTGGGCAGCAAACGCGGACAACTCATCTACCAGGTAATGGGCGAAACATTCATCATCGTTGTCATGTCTGCATTACTGGCGGTTTGCATTGCGAAGATCGCTATGCCTTTTATGTCAAATGTGGCAAGCCTGCCAGATGGTGTATCGTTGTTAAGCGTACCCACGATCATCTTCCTTTTTGCAGTAGTCATTGTTGTTACGCTGTTATCCGGTTTTTACCCGGCGCTTATCGTTTCAGGGTTTAAACCTGTACTGGCATTAAAAAGTAAGATTACTTCCGCAAGCGTTGGCGGTATCTCGCTCAGGAGAGCGCTTGTTGTTACACAGTTCGCCATTTCACAAATACTCATCATTGGTACAATCGTCGCGGTAAGCCAGATGAATCATGTACGCAACGCAGACCTCGGTTTCAATAAAGATGCATTACTTATTCTGCCTGCTTATGCTGACAGTGCCAACCTTGCACGCATGGAGCCATTAAAACAGCAACTGTTGCAAAACCCGGGCGTGGTAAGTGTTTCATTCTGCAGCGATGAAGTTTCTTCCAGCAACAACTGGGCGTCCAACTTTGCATTTGATCATAAAGAAGACGAAGATTACCCGGTATTTCACAAGTTTGGCGATGCTGATTATATGAGTACCTACGGTGTAAAATTTCTTGCCGGCAGAAACTATGCAAAGAGCGACACCATGAAAGAAATGGTCATCAATGAAACGCTGATGCGCAAGCTTGGTTATACTGATGCGCAGAAAATAATTGGTAAAGATATGCGCATAGGGTCCGGTAGCTGGTACCCGGTTGTAGGTGTGGTAAAAGATTTCCAGACCAACTCGTTGAAAGATGAAACAAAGCCCATCATGATTGCTGCCAAAAAAGATTTTTACTTCAACATAGCTGTGAAAGTAAATACAAACAATCTTAAAGGCACCACCGCGCAGATCCAAAAACTGTGGGAGAAAACATATCCTGAATATGCCTACAACAGTCACTTTGCAGATGAAACTATTGAAAATTTTTACAGGCAGGAAACACAGCTTGCACTACTCTATAAAATTTTTGCAGGCATAGCCATCTTCATTTCCTGTCTTGGTTTATATGGCCTCGTTTCTTTCATGGCTTCTCAAAAAACAAAAGAAGTGGGTATAAGAAAAGTACTGGGTGCAAGTGTAAGCAGCATTGTGGTCATGTTTTCCAAAGAATTTACCATATTAATAAGCATTGCATTTGTTATAGCCGTACCTGTAGCATGGTTTATAATGAATGGCTGGCTGCAGGATTTTCAATACCGTATCACCATTGGCATTGGTGTATTTCTGCTGGCAATTTTTACTTCGCTCATCATTGCATGGATAACAGTTGGCTACAAAGCTGTAAAAGCTGCACTGGTTAATCCTGTAAAGAGTTTGAAAAGCGAGTAGGAGAGAGATGGTCACTGGTGAATGGTCAAGGTTTATGCTGCATTTTGATTAGTCAATTTGTCAACTTTTTTAACGTCCCGCTCCTTTGGAGAGCAATGTATGCTGAGGTGTTATCAGTCAATCTTTGCAGCGGCTTCAGGGATGCAGTCTTTCAATCTTTTGAAACACGTTAATATGCGTTTTAAAAAGATAATGTACCAGACTCCAGTACATGCATGAAGCTGCTGTTGCGTCGCACACTTGTACTGTTGAAGCATGATGCAGCAAACGCGAAGACCGAAGCGTAGATAATTATTAAAAAAAGATTCCACCCTTGCCGTTACAAAAGCTTGTAACAATCGTATTACAAACAGCAAAAAATTATTGTATGCTCAGCAACTATTTTAAAATCGCATTCAGAAATCTTTGGAAAAACAAAGGTTACAGTGCCATCAATATTTTTGGGCTGGCCATTGGGCTTGCAACGTGCTTACTTATCACGCTATACGTAATAGATGAACTTAGCTACGATAAATTCAATACCAATGCAGACCGCATCTACAGGATCAATTCAGATATCAAATATGGTGGCGGCAATCTGCATATGGTGCAGACCGCAGATATGATGGGCCCAACATTGAAAAAAGATTACCCGCAGGTAGAAGAATACACACGTATTTATGCAAATGAAGGTTCCAAGCTTATAAGAAAAGGCAATGAATTCATCAACGAAGAAAAGATTGCCTATGCAGATTCAACGTTATTCAGTGTTTTCACTTTTCCTGCAATAGATGGCAATACCAAAACTGCGCTCAACGAACCAAACACAGTGGTGGTAACAGAAGCGGCAGCACAAAAATATTTTTCCACCACCAATGTGCTTGGCAAAACGCTCGAAATAAGGAATCAAACAGGCACAACGTCCTTCAAGATAACGGCAGTAATTAAAAATCTACCACACAATGCGCATTTCAATTTTGATATTTTCTTATCTATGAAAAGTGCAGATTACCAGTGGGGCCAGTTTACCAGTCACAACTTCAGCACTTATCTTTTGCTAAAGCCGGGTACAGACTATAAAGCATTTGAAAAGAATTTTGAACAGTACATCAATGCATATGTGTTACCTTATGTACAGCAGTTCATCAAGATCAGCAGCATGGAAGAATTCAGGAAATCGGGTAATACGCTGCATTATTCACTGATTCCGCTTACCCGCATTCACCTGTACAGCGATTATAATTTTGAGTTAAGCCCTTCCGGCAATATTCAGTATGTCTATATTTTTTCTGCTGTAGCCCTTTTCATACTCATTATAGCCTGCATCAACTTTATGAACCTGAGTACGGCGCGCAGTGCCAACAGGGCAAAAGAAGTGGGCATAAGAAAAGTACTGGGTACGGAAAGAAAAACACTCATCAAGCAATTCCTGATTGAATCAACCATCACTGCTTTTATCGCTTTATTGATAGCGCTTACTGCGGCATACCTCGTGCTGCCGCTGTTCAACAATGTAGCAGATAAATCGCTCGCATTAAACGACCTGCTTGATTTAAAGATCCTTCCCTTCATCATATTATTGCCGGTGATCGTTGGCTTGCTGGCGGGCAGCTACCCGGCGCTGTTTTTATCGGGCTTTAAACCTATTACGGTATTGAAAGGCAGTGCCAATACAGGCTTTAAAAAAAGCAACCTTCGAAATGTATTGGTAGTTTTCCAGTTTACAACATCGGTAATGCTCATTATAGCTACAATAATTGTGTACCGCCAGTTGCATTACATACAAAACGCAAAGCTGGGTTACAATAAAGACCAGGTACTGATCATAAATGATAC encodes the following:
- a CDS encoding ABC transporter permease, with translation MLSNYFKIAFRNLWKNKGYSAINIFGLAIGLATCLLITLYVIDELSYDKFNTNADRIYRINSDIKYGGGNLHMVQTADMMGPTLKKDYPQVEEYTRIYANEGSKLIRKGNEFINEEKIAYADSTLFSVFTFPAIDGNTKTALNEPNTVVVTEAAAQKYFSTTNVLGKTLEIRNQTGTTSFKITAVIKNLPHNAHFNFDIFLSMKSADYQWGQFTSHNFSTYLLLKPGTDYKAFEKNFEQYINAYVLPYVQQFIKISSMEEFRKSGNTLHYSLIPLTRIHLYSDYNFELSPSGNIQYVYIFSAVALFILIIACINFMNLSTARSANRAKEVGIRKVLGTERKTLIKQFLIESTITAFIALLIALTAAYLVLPLFNNVADKSLALNDLLDLKILPFIILLPVIVGLLAGSYPALFLSGFKPITVLKGSANTGFKKSNLRNVLVVFQFTTSVMLIIATIIVYRQLHYIQNAKLGYNKDQVLIINDTYALNNNVQAFKNEVLSMKGVKSGTISAYLPVSSSSRSDNTYSTSPVMDVRSGIDMQTWTIDYDYIGTMGMEIVKGRNFSKQYGTDSTAVLVTETTAKLMGYKDPVGKTLYAPSNVPNDNTMLPLTVIGVVKDFHFESLRQSIGPLCMRLGNSTGITSFKISAADAGGLIQQIEQKWKAMASGLPFSYRFMDNSFDEMYKSEQRAGTLAIVFAILAVLIACLGLFGLVTYMAEQRTKEIGIRKVLGASVSNVVAMLSKDFLLLVGIACIIAFPVAGIAMNDWLKDFAYRINLEWWVFVLAGIVALAIALFTVSFQAVKAALSNPVKSLRTE
- a CDS encoding ABC transporter permease, with amino-acid sequence MFRTYLKTAWRTLIRNKAYSAINISGLAIGIAACLLIFVVVQFELSYDAFQPNIDRIYRVVTTEKHGDGSMGRNPGIPCPAYEALKADFPQLEKIVPMNVSSGNQVTVLGSDPNTDAASSKKFIEDENIAFTTPDYFDMFSVKWLSGTASSLKEPGNVVLTKAQAEKYFTDYKNATGRFLKIDNALLLKVSGVVTDAPLNSDMIMGMFISYESFKNKPDIFGYSTDWGNLSSNHQVFVLLPKNATAAAIQAKLPDFVKKHYNETNGKKEQLLQPFRDIHFDGNYGSLGNHSTDKNILWTLAFIGVLVIIMASINFVNLSTAQAVGRSKEVGIRKVLGSKRGQLIYQVMGETFIIVVMSALLAVCIAKIAMPFMSNVASLPDGVSLLSVPTIIFLFAVVIVVTLLSGFYPALIVSGFKPVLALKSKITSASVGGISLRRALVVTQFAISQILIIGTIVAVSQMNHVRNADLGFNKDALLILPAYADSANLARMEPLKQQLLQNPGVVSVSFCSDEVSSSNNWASNFAFDHKEDEDYPVFHKFGDADYMSTYGVKFLAGRNYAKSDTMKEMVINETLMRKLGYTDAQKIIGKDMRIGSGSWYPVVGVVKDFQTNSLKDETKPIMIAAKKDFYFNIAVKVNTNNLKGTTAQIQKLWEKTYPEYAYNSHFADETIENFYRQETQLALLYKIFAGIAIFISCLGLYGLVSFMASQKTKEVGIRKVLGASVSSIVVMFSKEFTILISIAFVIAVPVAWFIMNGWLQDFQYRITIGIGVFLLAIFTSLIIAWITVGYKAVKAALVNPVKSLKSE